In Chamaesiphon minutus PCC 6605, a genomic segment contains:
- a CDS encoding competence protein CoiA family protein: MRMWQWLEYGIDPDGNLISVDRVRRGKTDLKCPYCQGSLTSKKGEIKAHHFAHTDTTCRAVSSGRDVELPLFDRFNLHLTPKEYAALLQFEKKGVDSKYRYLLEAKDTIVYNPHKGTYGGWELTKLGKVVCRKLSMNLFAQVQEPLMYDKLSDLEMRVRLAYEEESVDYPDVLIDLKIYRDRIQAVLSNHLYYLKIIADSEEFYKIGITGRTVPERIVEINSDLKGHFETVAIEILGTWSHRGNLERYFIYKYE, translated from the coding sequence ATGAGAATGTGGCAGTGGCTGGAATACGGCATCGACCCAGACGGCAACCTCATATCCGTCGATCGAGTACGTCGAGGTAAAACCGATCTAAAATGCCCATATTGTCAAGGAAGTTTAACTTCCAAAAAGGGTGAAATTAAAGCTCACCACTTTGCTCACACTGACACAACTTGTCGGGCGGTATCATCAGGTAGAGATGTCGAACTGCCGCTATTTGACAGGTTTAATTTACATTTAACACCCAAAGAATATGCAGCCTTACTTCAATTTGAAAAGAAAGGTGTAGATTCAAAATATAGATATCTACTCGAAGCCAAAGACACGATCGTCTATAATCCTCACAAAGGCACTTATGGAGGGTGGGAGCTAACTAAATTAGGGAAGGTTGTTTGTCGTAAACTATCGATGAATTTATTTGCCCAAGTCCAAGAGCCGCTAATGTATGACAAACTTAGCGATCTCGAAATGCGCGTCCGATTGGCTTATGAGGAAGAATCGGTCGATTATCCCGATGTCCTTATCGATTTAAAGATTTATCGCGACCGGATTCAAGCAGTATTATCCAACCATCTTTATTATTTAAAGATTATCGCAGATAGTGAAGAATTCTATAAAATTGGCATAACTGGGCGCACGGTACCAGAGCGGATTGTAGAAATAAATTCAGATCTCAAAGGTCACTTTGAAACAGTAGCAATCGAGATCTTAGGTACTTGGTCGCATCGTGGTAATCTGGAGAGATACTTTATCTATAAATACGAATGA
- the qatD gene encoding Qat anti-phage system TatD family nuclease QatD, producing the protein MIDMHCHLDLYPNPLEVARQCKQRNIYVLSVTTTPKAWIGTQALAKGCDRIRTSLGLHPQLVHERYHEIDLFDELLPQAKYVGEIGLDGSKEYTEHREIQIRTFKLILERTEKAGGRIMSIHSRSAADSVLDCLALYRDIGIPILHWFSGTKAQLKRAISMGCWFSVNPTMLSTKKGASLIAEIPRERILTETDGPFTKLDRQSLMPWDVEKAQLQLSYLWEIDPKQTEFILFSNLKSLVGNSV; encoded by the coding sequence ATGATTGATATGCATTGTCATCTCGATCTATATCCAAATCCTCTAGAAGTAGCTCGACAGTGTAAGCAACGAAACATTTATGTTCTCTCCGTTACGACTACACCCAAAGCTTGGATTGGAACTCAAGCACTTGCCAAAGGTTGCGATCGAATTAGAACTTCTCTAGGTTTACATCCTCAGCTAGTACACGAACGATATCATGAGATCGATCTCTTCGACGAATTATTGCCACAAGCAAAATATGTTGGAGAAATAGGATTGGATGGCAGTAAAGAGTATACAGAACATAGAGAAATACAGATCCGCACGTTCAAACTCATTCTGGAGAGAACAGAAAAAGCTGGTGGTCGAATAATGTCAATTCACAGTAGATCTGCTGCTGATTCAGTGCTTGATTGCCTCGCTCTCTATAGAGATATAGGTATCCCGATATTGCACTGGTTCAGCGGGACAAAAGCACAACTTAAAAGAGCCATATCTATGGGATGTTGGTTTTCAGTCAATCCAACAATGCTCTCGACAAAGAAAGGAGCTTCTCTGATCGCAGAAATTCCACGGGAACGTATTCTCACGGAGACAGATGGGCCATTCACCAAATTAGATCGTCAAAGCCTAATGCCTTGGGATGTTGAAAAAGCTCAACTTCAACTATCATATCTATGGGAGATCGATCCAAAGCAAACTGAATTTATTCTGTTTTCCAATTTGAAATCACTAGTAGGAAATAGTGTTTGA
- the qatC gene encoding Qat anti-phage system QueC-like protein QatC, whose product MQVIVSHIPQKLPESSPNIIPVQIYGLDGRKQRNIATIGNSLINSIKRLGVSISPVEFDLMTLALAVTAADTFVKRSRSDDGWTREIKLQVSLCEPSVCLGQKERLEEALHFLSGDLWNLEILSGGYKPPDPYPINSRHKTIDLEGRDCVCLFSGGLDSAIGAIDLIADGKSPLLISHSYKGDKSYQDYIAGKLEGEFSRFSVNANPISIGGQTELTMRTRSLNFLAFAALGASALATVNQLENIELFVPENGLISLNAPLTSRRIGSLSTRTTHPHFLRSMQEIFDAVGIKVLIHNPYQFKTKGEMLLECKNQITLERVVSHTVSCSKWKRKRQQCGKCVPCIIRRAAIFALGITESTPYEHQNLLATVSDRGNRDDLFAIMIAINKLSSSNIGAWISDSGPLTVDPVIKDLYKQVFQRGMQEVDRFLQQEGLL is encoded by the coding sequence ATGCAAGTAATTGTAAGTCATATCCCGCAAAAACTTCCTGAGTCTTCACCCAATATTATACCAGTCCAAATCTACGGACTTGATGGAAGAAAACAAAGAAATATCGCAACTATTGGTAATTCTTTGATTAATTCTATTAAGAGACTGGGTGTTAGTATTTCCCCTGTTGAATTCGATCTGATGACATTGGCACTAGCCGTTACTGCTGCTGACACTTTTGTCAAGAGAAGTAGATCTGATGACGGTTGGACGAGAGAAATCAAATTACAAGTTTCTTTATGCGAACCTAGTGTTTGTTTGGGACAAAAAGAGCGTCTTGAGGAAGCATTACATTTCCTTAGTGGTGACTTATGGAATCTCGAAATTTTGAGTGGAGGGTATAAACCGCCAGATCCATACCCAATTAATAGCAGACACAAAACGATCGATCTTGAGGGACGAGACTGTGTATGCCTATTTTCAGGGGGTCTTGATAGTGCAATTGGAGCGATCGATTTAATTGCAGATGGAAAGTCCCCACTATTAATCAGTCACTCCTATAAAGGAGATAAATCTTATCAAGATTATATTGCTGGAAAGCTTGAGGGAGAATTTTCGAGATTTTCAGTAAATGCTAATCCTATATCAATAGGTGGACAGACAGAGCTGACAATGCGGACTAGAAGCTTGAATTTTCTGGCCTTTGCTGCGCTTGGAGCATCTGCTTTAGCAACAGTAAATCAACTAGAAAATATAGAACTTTTCGTTCCTGAGAATGGATTGATCTCATTAAATGCACCGCTAACATCAAGACGGATAGGTTCTTTGAGTACTCGGACAACACATCCTCATTTTCTGAGATCGATGCAGGAGATATTTGATGCAGTAGGGATAAAAGTGTTGATTCATAATCCTTATCAATTTAAGACCAAAGGTGAAATGCTTTTAGAATGTAAAAATCAAATCACTCTAGAGCGAGTAGTATCGCATACTGTATCTTGCAGTAAATGGAAGCGGAAACGCCAACAGTGTGGAAAATGTGTGCCATGTATCATCAGAAGAGCTGCTATCTTTGCTTTAGGCATAACTGAATCAACTCCATACGAGCATCAGAATTTATTAGCTACTGTGAGCGATCGAGGGAATCGTGACGATCTATTCGCCATAATGATAGCCATCAATAAGCTATCATCTAGTAATATTGGCGCATGGATATCTGATAGTGGCCCACTCACTGTCGATCCCGTCATCAAAGATCTTTATAAGCAAGTATTTCAACGAGGAATGCAAGAAGTAGATCGGTTTTTACAGCAAGAGGGGCTTCTCTGA
- the qatB gene encoding Qat anti-phage system associated protein QatB, whose translation MGTSQSSPGAGNKSPLVPPWADDRPEQPLPNSPPQRFTKFRRDFGNFVETGNPSSLQSALKQYASRGTGGASNASRRLGNITKAGASLYGLLTQSSEISQELGWSLSSLAGISCEVAIEKITQSLIASEGDSDKVRVAMNHALVEALDGLTEFDPSTITSDIIINTMIAYLTDCIFLQVLQDAGKAWIKAGTYVQATKAENDLREVIKVSVDAAMAPLFNDNPRPLTRTQTIDLQRSVIETVWLEWEGY comes from the coding sequence ATGGGAACATCTCAATCAAGTCCTGGAGCGGGTAATAAATCGCCTTTAGTACCCCCCTGGGCAGACGATCGACCAGAACAACCACTACCAAACTCTCCACCCCAACGGTTCACAAAATTTCGCCGAGACTTTGGTAACTTTGTTGAAACAGGAAATCCATCGTCATTGCAATCTGCATTAAAGCAGTATGCCAGTAGAGGTACTGGAGGTGCCAGTAACGCATCTAGGCGATTAGGTAATATTACAAAGGCTGGAGCTTCATTGTATGGGCTTCTGACTCAAAGTAGTGAAATAAGTCAAGAACTTGGGTGGAGTCTGAGTTCGCTGGCTGGAATCTCATGTGAAGTTGCAATTGAAAAAATTACTCAATCATTAATCGCTTCTGAAGGAGATTCTGACAAAGTTCGCGTAGCAATGAATCATGCCCTAGTAGAAGCTTTAGATGGATTAACTGAGTTCGATCCCAGTACAATCACAAGCGATATTATCATCAATACAATGATTGCTTATCTAACTGACTGTATATTTTTACAAGTATTACAAGATGCTGGTAAAGCATGGATTAAAGCAGGAACATATGTTCAAGCTACTAAAGCAGAAAATGATTTGAGAGAAGTTATCAAAGTATCGGTAGATGCTGCTATGGCTCCTCTATTCAATGATAATCCAAGACCTCTGACAAGAACACAAACTATCGATCTACAACGCTCCGTGATAGAAACTGTCTGGTTAGAATGGGAGGGCTATTAG
- a CDS encoding KAP family P-loop NTPase fold protein, producing the protein MWSDKESEIDYLNFGEVSELVVDILTSPDMLPVSLGIFGNWGAGKSSLLKLVERNLTSTENRENSKQEYIIVNFDAWLYQGYDDARLALLETIATKLCEAVKGDETLLEKVKTLSSRVDWWRMMGLGAETLALTHGIPTGGLLAKLLNSGEKLINGSEHDDKKISGEGYKDLSKEGKELKDIASNIFKPNEKNTPPQQIAAFRKEYTEILQELNKPLIVIIDNLDRCLPANAIHTLEAMRLFLFLPNTAFIIAADEDMIRGAVADYFKGTSDRHQIDYIDKLIQIPIRVPKAGIREIRSYLFMLFAIQNGIPKSSLDSLRNLLEESLRNSWKEELISIEKLLSVDNLKDNKELATAFELADRIARILATSPKIQGNPRIVKRLLNTIKMRSKTAQRRGMNLDENIITKLAIFERCAGAEATLDFYRMIDNEAGKPKILKELEELDGAKDTSSKYPKSWQDNSEFIKQWSKLKPALQGIDLRGAVYLSRETMQMGVYEIGLSPAAREVLAVLLSTKNISSAQAKKVIPTLSIEEQIPVMEGIIERLREISDWSERSSEFTGAYLLAQSSSTASKILSRYIRSLMEHPPWLKAMLKNEAWYQDN; encoded by the coding sequence ATGTGGTCAGATAAAGAGTCAGAGATTGATTATTTGAATTTTGGAGAAGTATCTGAACTGGTTGTTGATATACTAACATCACCAGATATGCTGCCAGTGTCGTTAGGAATATTTGGTAACTGGGGAGCAGGTAAATCTTCTTTACTAAAGCTAGTCGAACGCAACCTAACATCTACAGAAAATCGAGAAAACTCCAAGCAAGAATATATAATTGTCAATTTTGATGCTTGGCTGTATCAAGGCTATGATGATGCTCGTTTAGCACTACTTGAAACAATCGCAACCAAATTATGTGAAGCGGTTAAAGGTGATGAGACATTATTAGAAAAAGTAAAAACTCTTTCAAGCCGAGTTGATTGGTGGCGGATGATGGGTTTGGGAGCAGAAACTCTTGCCTTAACGCATGGGATTCCTACTGGAGGGCTACTGGCAAAGTTATTAAATTCTGGAGAGAAATTAATAAATGGTTCAGAACACGATGATAAAAAAATATCAGGAGAAGGATATAAAGATTTATCGAAAGAAGGGAAAGAGTTAAAAGATATAGCTTCTAATATATTCAAACCTAATGAAAAAAACACACCGCCTCAACAGATTGCAGCTTTCAGAAAAGAATATACCGAGATCCTCCAAGAACTCAACAAACCATTAATAGTAATAATTGATAACTTAGATCGATGCTTGCCAGCTAATGCTATCCATACATTAGAGGCAATGCGTCTATTTCTATTCCTTCCCAATACTGCATTTATCATTGCTGCTGATGAAGATATGATCAGAGGTGCAGTTGCCGATTATTTCAAGGGCACAAGCGATCGTCACCAAATAGATTACATTGATAAACTAATACAAATTCCCATCCGGGTTCCGAAAGCTGGAATTCGGGAAATCAGATCTTATCTATTTATGCTATTTGCTATTCAGAATGGAATCCCTAAGTCATCGTTAGATAGCTTACGAAATCTTCTTGAAGAATCGCTCAGAAATTCGTGGAAGGAGGAACTAATCTCTATCGAAAAGCTATTATCCGTAGATAATCTAAAAGACAATAAGGAGTTAGCTACTGCTTTTGAATTAGCCGATCGAATCGCTCGTATTTTAGCTACCTCACCTAAGATTCAGGGTAATCCCCGAATTGTCAAGAGGCTGCTTAATACAATAAAAATGAGATCTAAAACTGCCCAGCGTCGCGGAATGAATCTTGATGAAAATATCATTACCAAATTAGCGATTTTCGAGCGTTGTGCTGGTGCCGAGGCAACTTTGGACTTTTATCGAATGATTGATAATGAAGCAGGTAAACCAAAAATTCTTAAAGAACTTGAAGAATTAGATGGAGCGAAAGACACTTCATCTAAATATCCAAAAAGTTGGCAAGACAATTCTGAATTTATCAAACAGTGGAGTAAACTCAAACCAGCATTACAGGGTATAGATTTACGAGGAGCGGTTTATCTATCCAGAGAAACTATGCAGATGGGTGTTTACGAAATAGGATTATCTCCTGCTGCGCGTGAGGTACTAGCAGTACTTCTTAGTACTAAAAATATTTCCTCTGCACAGGCAAAAAAAGTCATACCTACCTTATCGATAGAGGAGCAGATTCCTGTGATGGAGGGAATTATCGAACGTCTCAGAGAAATATCAGATTGGAGTGAGCGATCTTCAGAATTTACAGGTGCATATTTACTCGCTCAATCTTCTTCTACTGCATCGAAAATTTTATCAAGGTATATTCGTAGTCTCATGGAGCATCCGCCTTGGTTAAAAGCGATGCTGAAAAATGAAGCTTGGTATCAGGATAATTAA
- a CDS encoding CHAP domain-containing protein, protein MTNINQVLQIAQRELGVKELGNSNIVKYGEWYGHNLNGQSWCAMFVSYCLYNAGIQLHIETEKGFHYTPNGAKWFKEQKRWFKDPLPGDIVFFDWQNETDLIPGAANHVAFFIAKTKKGQIITIDGNNPPDDNSNGGEVRYQIRPLDFTVMGFGRPAYTNTIAEPLPLVNGSNLSSLTTGEDIRVWQKRMIARGYDFGTSGADGVFGRRSKKVLEEFQQKLGFKVSGELDVLSWQAAWTAI, encoded by the coding sequence ATGACAAATATCAATCAAGTCTTACAAATCGCTCAAAGAGAGCTAGGCGTGAAAGAACTAGGTAATAGCAACATCGTCAAGTATGGCGAGTGGTACGGACACAACCTTAATGGTCAGTCTTGGTGTGCGATGTTCGTTTCTTACTGTCTGTATAATGCAGGCATACAACTTCATATCGAGACGGAGAAAGGATTTCACTACACGCCTAATGGAGCAAAATGGTTCAAAGAGCAAAAAAGATGGTTTAAAGATCCATTGCCTGGAGACATCGTTTTTTTTGATTGGCAAAATGAAACCGATCTCATTCCAGGTGCAGCCAACCATGTTGCTTTCTTCATTGCTAAAACAAAAAAAGGTCAAATTATTACGATCGACGGTAATAATCCGCCAGATGATAACTCCAATGGAGGAGAAGTTCGCTATCAAATACGACCGCTCGATTTCACTGTTATGGGATTTGGTCGTCCTGCCTATACAAACACGATTGCAGAGCCTTTACCTCTAGTGAACGGAAGCAATTTATCTTCTCTCACAACTGGCGAAGATATTAGGGTCTGGCAAAAGAGAATGATAGCTCGTGGCTATGACTTTGGCACTAGTGGCGCAGACGGAGTTTTCGGTAGGCGTTCTAAAAAAGTGTTGGAAGAGTTTCAGCAAAAGCTGGGCTTTAAAGTTAGTGGAGAACTCGATGTGTTGTCATGGCAAGCTGCTTGGACAGCAATTTAG
- a CDS encoding XRE family transcriptional regulator, which produces MSNQIRAYRDQLGFKQEELGEQAGVTRQTIAAWENGEREPSLVQLSSIARIMGVAVELLQGLELTDSRDPNSFFSSLLFRADEPSALTPTIKQHLIQKVADYAAVEKLLGEIPVSPAKFPLDGYESEVIEDYSKEVRNWLGLGESAPVGDSLSLLESKGLKVLPYPLPAKISGFSACEEDWGCLVVVNSNDVAERQFFTSLHELAHLIFHHKEYRQPPERTKSSDPREKAANHLAGAILLPKNVIRREMRAYRDRWIPDPLLIDIKRRYGVSLRTILIRAEQAGIITKQQSGTQMGVLNKKCGGKDKDLPNSEIPMPQRLTRLERLTYTALLEDEPLTISRAAEILGKKTSEVHQELQTWKQYDVEVSD; this is translated from the coding sequence ATGTCAAACCAGATTCGAGCTTACCGAGATCAGCTTGGATTTAAGCAGGAGGAATTGGGCGAACAGGCTGGCGTAACTCGTCAGACAATCGCGGCGTGGGAGAATGGAGAAAGGGAGCCGAGCTTAGTTCAATTAAGCAGTATTGCTAGGATCATGGGGGTGGCAGTCGAGCTACTTCAAGGCTTAGAGTTGACAGACTCTAGAGATCCAAATTCTTTTTTTTCATCCTTACTCTTCCGAGCAGATGAACCTTCTGCATTAACTCCGACGATCAAACAACATCTCATCCAAAAAGTTGCTGACTATGCTGCTGTAGAAAAGCTGCTTGGAGAAATACCAGTATCTCCAGCTAAATTCCCCTTAGATGGTTATGAATCTGAAGTAATAGAAGACTATTCTAAAGAAGTACGCAACTGGCTAGGATTAGGCGAATCAGCACCTGTTGGCGACTCTCTGTCGCTTCTAGAAAGCAAAGGGTTAAAAGTTTTACCCTACCCCCTTCCTGCCAAAATTTCAGGGTTCTCAGCCTGTGAGGAGGATTGGGGATGTCTTGTTGTCGTTAATAGCAATGATGTCGCCGAACGACAATTTTTCACTTCACTACACGAACTTGCCCACTTAATTTTTCATCATAAAGAATATCGACAGCCGCCAGAACGTACTAAATCTTCAGATCCCCGTGAGAAGGCTGCCAATCATTTAGCTGGAGCTATTTTGCTGCCAAAAAATGTCATTCGTAGAGAAATGCGTGCTTATCGAGATCGCTGGATACCAGACCCTTTGCTGATCGATATCAAGCGACGATATGGTGTGAGTCTAAGAACTATTCTGATTAGAGCCGAACAAGCTGGTATTATTACCAAACAGCAAAGCGGTACACAAATGGGCGTTCTTAATAAGAAATGTGGTGGGAAGGATAAGGATCTCCCTAATTCTGAGATCCCCATGCCACAAAGACTAACTCGTCTGGAGAGGTTGACATATACTGCACTTCTGGAAGATGAACCGCTAACTATTTCTCGTGCTGCTGAAATTTTGGGTAAAAAAACTTCGGAAGTGCATCAGGAATTGCAAACTTGGAAACAATATGATGTTGAGGTTAGTGATTGA